In Deinococcus irradiatisoli, the genomic stretch GGCGGACGTGCTGGGCGGCCTGGTGCTGGGGTTGCTGTTCGCGGCGCTGGCGGCGTTCGGTACGGCGCGGCCCGCCCTGCTGGCCTTCAACGGGTGGTTGCCGGCGGCCCTGCTGATCGTCGCCTGCCTGCTGCCCGGCAGCTTGCCGGAAGAGTACAGCCGGGGCCTGGGCCTGCTGGCCGGCTTCTGGGCCGCCGTGCCGCGCTACCAGGCGCCTACCACCTGGGCCGGGCGCATCAGCGTGGCCGTGATCGGGCTGGTGGTGCTAATCGCGGTGTATCTGGCGCTGGGCGCCCTGGCCGGGCTGCTGCCCGCCGCGCTCGACAATCCGGCGCGGGCGATTCGCTACTTCGTGCTGGTGCTGGTGGCGGTGCAGGGCGTTCCGGCGCTGCTGAGGGGCTGGCTCAGCCCCCGGCTGCCGGCACTGCCCTAGATTTTCAGCGCCGCCGGGTCAGGTTGTAGAGCCGGTACAGGTACACCGCCAGCAGCAAGGCGCTCAGCAGGACCAGCGGCCACTGGGCCCGGCGCAGGAACAAGATCAGCAAAATGGCCCAACCGGCGCAGAGGGCCACCGTCAGCCAGAGGGTGAAGGGATTGGGCTTCATGCCTCAGTGTACGGGCCTCGGCACCGAGCACGCCCCGCTCCCTCAAATTTCAGCGTTTTTCCAGCTTGGCCGCTGCCAGCGCCGCGCCCGCGTCGAGCAAGCCGGTGCCGCAGCGCCTTAAGGGATCAGGGTCGCACTGCCCACCCGCGAAGGGCCGGGCGGTGCGCCGAAGTAGGTCGCCGACCTGGGCCGGCGTCAGGCGCGGACGCAGCCCCATCACCAGGCTCGCCACGCCGGTCACCTGCGGGGCGGCGAAACTGGTGCCGTTGCGCCGCTGCACCCCCTCCACCGCGCTGAACACCAGGTTGTCGGCCGGTTCGCCGCCCGGCGCGGCCAGGGCGACCGAGGCACCGAAGTTGGAATAGCTGGCCCGCCGCCCGGCCCGGTTGGTGGCCGCCACCGTCAGCACGCCCCGGCAACCGGCCGGACTGTAGCCGGCCGAGTCGGCAGCGTCGTTGGCGGCCCCGGCCACGATCAGCACGCCCTTGGCGGTGACCTCGTCGATGGCCCGCTGAATGCCGGCGTCGCAGCCGTTCAGGGGAATGAAGTCGGCGTACAGGCTGAGGTTGATCAAGCGGGCCGGGTGGGGATTGAGCGGCGCGCCGACCACACGCAGGCCCGCCGCCCAGCGCAGGCCGTCGATCAGGTCCTGCGGCGCGATCATGCCGTCCTCGCCTCCCACCCGCACCGCCACGATGCGCGCCAGCGGATTGATGCCGGCCATGCCGCGCCCGTCGTGGGCCGCCGCGATGATGTTGGCGACCCCCTCGCCGTGGTAGCGGAACTGGCCCACCCCCGAAGCGTCAGGGTCGCGCCCGTCACCGTCGCCGGAACGCCGGGGGTCCGAGACGAAATCGTAGCCGTTGAAAAGCCGGGTACCGAGTTCCGGATCGGCGACGTAGCCGGTGTCGAGCACCGCCACGGTGATGCTCTGCCCGGGCGTCACGGCCCAGCCCGCTTCCATGTCGATGGCGCCGAGATACCACTGCTCGAAGTAGAGCGGATCGCTGGGCACCGCGCTCTGGGGCGTCACACTGGGCGGCTTGGTGGTGGGCGCCGGGAACGGCACCAGGGGCGGCGCTTTCACCGGCGCGGTGGGCAGCGGCGACAACTCGGGCAGCGGCGCCTTTAACGGGGCTCTGGGGCTGGCCGGCTGGCTCACCGGCGTGGCGGGCACAGCCGAGGCCGCCCGGACCGGCGTCGGTACAAGGGTGCCGCACAACAAAGCGCACGACAGGGGCAGCAACGAACGCAACAAACGCAGCATGCTTTCAGTCTGACGGGCGCGGCTGATGCCCGCCTGAACACGGCGTTCACCGTTGCGCCGGCGCCAACCGGGCGGTCAGGCCAGGAGCAGTATCTTGACGGTATGTCGTCTCCCCTTCCCCAGGCCCCAGCCACCACGCGCCCGGTGGCGCTGCTCACCGGCGCTTCCAGCGGCATCGGCGC encodes the following:
- a CDS encoding phosphatase PAP2 family protein, with protein sequence MNPDSLWLALTALGSDLSFIVLLALYGWLVHPNGLRSLGIAFALSYLVNSALKYGLNLPRPFTADPSVAGAAAQATAGGPGFPSGHAQLSATLWLGVAAQWRRAWVWGVCLLVVLLISASRLALHVHYPADVLGGLVLGLLFAALAAFGTARPALLAFNGWLPAALLIVACLLPGSLPEEYSRGLGLLAGFWAAVPRYQAPTTWAGRISVAVIGLVVLIAVYLALGALAGLLPAALDNPARAIRYFVLVLVAVQGVPALLRGWLSPRLPALP
- a CDS encoding S8 family serine peptidase; its protein translation is MLRLLRSLLPLSCALLCGTLVPTPVRAASAVPATPVSQPASPRAPLKAPLPELSPLPTAPVKAPPLVPFPAPTTKPPSVTPQSAVPSDPLYFEQWYLGAIDMEAGWAVTPGQSITVAVLDTGYVADPELGTRLFNGYDFVSDPRRSGDGDGRDPDASGVGQFRYHGEGVANIIAAAHDGRGMAGINPLARIVAVRVGGEDGMIAPQDLIDGLRWAAGLRVVGAPLNPHPARLINLSLYADFIPLNGCDAGIQRAIDEVTAKGVLIVAGAANDAADSAGYSPAGCRGVLTVAATNRAGRRASYSNFGASVALAAPGGEPADNLVFSAVEGVQRRNGTSFAAPQVTGVASLVMGLRPRLTPAQVGDLLRRTARPFAGGQCDPDPLRRCGTGLLDAGAALAAAKLEKR